In Patescibacteria group bacterium, the following proteins share a genomic window:
- a CDS encoding CAP domain-containing protein — MRTQNLEKYPKILKIIFMLVMKIFLILLIISTQWLSLGQIKIAVAKENISATQIFNLINKERIKRNIPPLTLNNKLIQAAKNKAKDLADKKYFDHNSPNGKQFSSWIKETNYKYSFIGENLAINFQTEETTINAWMKSESHKENILEKNFTETGIAITTNNEGKIIIVQIFGRPESDPITLEETIKNHISEVMIYSTEENYINKNLNIV, encoded by the coding sequence ATGAGAACACAAAACTTAGAAAAATATCCAAAAATTTTAAAAATAATATTCATGCTCGTAATGAAGATATTTTTGATTTTACTTATAATAAGCACTCAGTGGTTATCTTTAGGTCAAATAAAAATAGCAGTAGCAAAAGAAAATATATCTGCCACTCAAATATTTAACCTTATAAATAAAGAAAGAATCAAAAGGAATATACCCCCTTTGACTCTAAACAACAAATTGATACAAGCAGCAAAAAATAAAGCAAAAGATTTGGCAGACAAGAAATACTTTGATCATAATTCTCCTAACGGAAAACAATTTTCAAGTTGGATAAAAGAGACTAATTATAAATATTCTTTTATTGGTGAAAACCTAGCTATTAATTTCCAGACAGAGGAAACTACCATAAACGCATGGATGAAATCAGAAAGTCACAAAGAAAACATTTTGGAAAAAAACTTTACAGAAACAGGAATAGCTATAACAACTAATAATGAAGGAAAAATAATAATCGTACAAATATTTGGAAGACCAGAGAGTGATCCAATAACACTAGAAGAAACAATAAAAAATCATATATCAGAAGTTATGATATATTCAACCGAAGAAAATTATATAAATAAAAATTTGAATATAGTTTAA
- the def gene encoding peptide deformylase produces the protein MKLKITTYPNKILRTKLDDIEIFDIEKLQEIIKEMTRIMKKYDGIGLAANQVGLNTKIIVIEFNDKTMEFINPKITSKSLLKQESSEGCLSFPKISGIVNRPKNLQIQYQDIEGKKHKIKVSGLYATVFEHEIDHINGIIFTDKIKKFIEGEILFKKLQSQAKKDER, from the coding sequence ATGAAATTAAAGATTACAACTTATCCAAACAAAATACTCAGGACAAAACTAGATGATATTGAAATTTTTGATATAGAAAAATTACAAGAAATTATAAAAGAAATGACAAGAATAATGAAAAAATATGATGGCATAGGATTAGCCGCAAATCAAGTAGGATTAAACACAAAGATTATAGTCATAGAATTTAATGATAAAACAATGGAATTTATAAATCCAAAAATAACAAGTAAATCTCTTTTAAAACAAGAATCTTCAGAAGGGTGCCTTTCGTTTCCAAAAATATCTGGAATTGTAAATAGACCAAAAAATTTACAAATACAATATCAAGATATAGAAGGCAAAAAACATAAAATAAAAGTTTCTGGATTATATGCAACTGTTTTTGAGCATGAAATAGACCACATAAATGGAATAATATTTACCGACAAAATAAAAAAATTTATAGAGGGCGAAATATTATTTAAAAAATTACAAAGCCAAGCAAAAAAAGATGAAAGATAA
- a CDS encoding DUF2723 domain-containing protein, with product MRINTKNNILSIIILSIITIITRIPFVSKYLFEWDSVQFALGMENFNIIHHQPHPPGYFFYIYSAKLLNFLIKNPNYSLIAVNIILCVVAAIIFFIICNKIFQNKLISFFASIIFITNPFVWFHSEFANVYMIDCLFSLIYFYLSYLIFIEKKNYTYLFSFLFAIGIGFRQSLIIFFSPLYIFSIIYFLLYHKRSIKKILINIIIFVVTNLFWILPTIYLSGGFAEFWNVTKFQYSSTSSQTSIFNLNKLLTTAKQTFNTIKLFLYSGGIISFILLYYIILRKIKFAKKTKILLLLWFLPSFLFYCLIHLGKVGYIMTIAPIIPIVGIWIIYTTKSLTKKYIIIFIIIIIQLIFFLFDLEPKNTKLNHLLINVSPYKINTQTIKYNDSRLREIITSLEKYDPKDTIILSEGDSPYIMQRTNFIKDIRHLNYYLPQHYIYYLFNDKSITRYYMYKGIDRRLLYQSYIPIEKTVKNIILVTDGYNYDIYNFEYLDIHLTENIYYKNISDMDEFEYLGYRFVKQK from the coding sequence ATGAGGATAAACACAAAAAACAACATATTATCAATTATAATATTATCCATAATAACAATAATAACCAGGATACCATTTGTATCAAAATATTTATTCGAATGGGACTCTGTACAATTTGCACTTGGGATGGAAAATTTTAATATAATACACCACCAGCCTCATCCACCCGGATATTTTTTTTATATATATAGTGCAAAATTATTAAATTTTTTGATAAAAAATCCTAATTACTCTCTTATTGCTGTTAATATAATTTTATGCGTAGTAGCTGCAATAATATTTTTTATAATATGTAATAAAATTTTCCAAAATAAATTAATATCTTTTTTTGCTTCTATAATATTTATAACAAACCCTTTTGTATGGTTTCATAGTGAATTTGCAAATGTCTATATGATAGATTGTTTATTCTCTCTTATATATTTCTATTTATCATATCTAATATTTATAGAAAAAAAGAATTATACATATCTATTTAGTTTTTTGTTTGCAATTGGTATTGGATTTAGACAAAGTTTAATAATATTTTTTTCACCACTATATATATTTTCAATAATCTATTTTCTTCTTTATCACAAAAGATCTATAAAAAAAATATTAATAAATATAATTATTTTTGTAGTTACAAATCTATTTTGGATATTACCAACAATTTATCTCAGCGGTGGATTTGCTGAATTCTGGAATGTAACAAAATTTCAATATTCTTCTACTTCATCTCAAACATCCATATTTAATTTAAACAAATTATTAACAACAGCGAAACAAACATTTAATACTATAAAATTATTTCTATATTCTGGTGGAATAATTTCTTTTATACTCTTATATTATATAATTTTGAGAAAAATAAAGTTTGCAAAAAAAACCAAAATATTATTGCTACTATGGTTTTTACCTTCTTTTTTATTCTATTGCTTAATACACTTAGGAAAAGTTGGTTATATAATGACTATAGCACCTATTATTCCTATAGTTGGAATCTGGATAATATACACGACAAAATCTTTAACAAAAAAATATATAATTATTTTTATTATAATTATAATTCAGCTAATATTTTTTCTTTTTGATTTAGAACCAAAAAATACAAAACTAAATCACTTACTAATAAATGTATCTCCGTACAAAATAAATACTCAAACTATAAAATATAATGATTCTAGATTAAGAGAAATAATAACTAGTTTAGAAAAATATGATCCAAAAGATACAATAATTCTTAGTGAAGGAGATAGTCCTTATATTATGCAAAGAACAAATTTTATAAAAGATATAAGACATCTAAATTATTATCTACCTCAACACTACATATACTACTTATTCAATGATAAATCTATAACAAGATATTACATGTACAAAGGAATAGACAGAAGATTATTATACCAATCATATATTCCAATAGAAAAAACTGTAAAAAATATAATTCTCGTAACAGATGGATATAATTATGATATATATAATTTTGAATACTTGGATATCCATTTAACGGAGAATATATATTACAAAAATATTTCAGATATGGATGAATTTGAATATCTTGGATATAGGTTTGTAAAACAAAAATAA
- the fmt gene encoding methionyl-tRNA formyltransferase, whose translation MKDKSIKIIFFGSDENSSTLLELLIKNKYNIQLVITKTEKQNGRKININLVKNIAIQNNIKILEADKLSDKEFEIIKNINPKIGILLSYGAIIPENIIKIFPFGILNIHPSLLPKYRGSSPVQYTLLNGDEYTGVSVMLLTKKMDAGPIIAQEKMKIENNDNYSSLSKKLFDAGNKLLIENVEKYINGEIKTRNQDEKNVTLTKIIKKEDGLINWNNSSGNINNKIRAFENWPSAYTRFNEKILKIIEAESVNKNSNNKIGQVFQENNDIFIQCKSEILKLKKIQLEGKSSCDIKSFVNGYKNFVGSILKSFPEK comes from the coding sequence ATGAAAGATAAATCAATAAAAATAATATTTTTTGGATCAGATGAGAATTCCTCTACTCTTTTAGAATTATTAATAAAAAATAAATATAATATTCAACTTGTAATTACAAAAACTGAAAAACAAAATGGAAGAAAAATAAATATAAATTTGGTAAAAAATATTGCGATACAAAATAATATAAAAATATTAGAAGCTGACAAGCTCTCTGATAAAGAATTTGAAATTATAAAAAATATAAATCCTAAAATAGGAATTCTACTTTCCTATGGTGCTATAATACCAGAAAATATTATAAAAATTTTTCCATTTGGAATATTGAATATTCATCCATCACTCTTGCCAAAATATCGTGGTTCTTCACCTGTTCAATATACACTTTTAAATGGAGATGAATATACTGGAGTGAGTGTAATGCTACTGACAAAAAAAATGGATGCTGGTCCAATAATTGCACAAGAAAAAATGAAAATAGAAAATAATGATAATTATTCTTCTCTTAGCAAAAAATTATTTGATGCTGGAAATAAATTATTGATAGAAAATGTTGAAAAATATATAAATGGCGAAATAAAAACAAGGAATCAAGATGAAAAAAATGTAACTTTGACAAAAATTATAAAAAAAGAAGATGGTTTAATAAATTGGAATAATTCTTCAGGAAATATAAATAATAAAATCAGAGCTTTTGAAAATTGGCCCAGTGCATATACAAGATTCAATGAAAAAATATTAAAGATAATTGAAGCTGAATCTGTAAACAAAAATTCTAATAATAAAATTGGGCAAGTTTTCCAAGAAAATAATGATATTTTTATTCAATGTAAATCAGAAATTTTAAAATTAAAAAAAATACAACTTGAGGGTAAATCAAGTTGCGATATAAAATCTTTTGTAAATGGATATAAAAATTTTGTTGGATCTATTTTAAAATCATTTCCTGAAAAGTAA
- a CDS encoding sugar phosphate nucleotidyltransferase — MDYVVILAGGTGTRLWPISRVNKPKQSEYFFDKRTLLQITYDRVLTGFRKENIFISCGKSQLDLLRTQLPKVPINNFIVEPVARGTAMAIGLACVKIYSYDKNANIIIANADHFVRPDTKYISLLKKSSNIISKYKKHLCLVGIEPSYPEIGYGYIEISNKFNNLDFVYDIKKFKEKPDFSTATKYFKSKKFLWNTGWFIFDPKTMLDLFEKYLPKQYKALKTIEQNIDSVNYNKTLEKEFKNLESISIDYGIIEKTKKMFVIKSSIEWFDIGSWSAVKDCFSKNLRSNLEEGNIISLDSEDNLIINKNKNKIVSVVGVNKFVIIDTEDALFICPKNKSQEVKKIINHLKSDNKLNRYL, encoded by the coding sequence ATGGATTATGTAGTTATATTAGCAGGGGGTACTGGCACAAGACTTTGGCCAATATCAAGAGTAAACAAACCAAAACAATCAGAATATTTTTTTGATAAAAGGACATTATTGCAGATAACTTATGATAGAGTGCTTACTGGTTTTAGAAAAGAGAATATATTTATTTCTTGTGGTAAATCTCAGCTCGATCTTTTAAGGACTCAGTTGCCAAAGGTTCCTATAAATAATTTTATAGTAGAGCCGGTTGCTCGTGGTACAGCTATGGCAATAGGACTTGCATGTGTGAAAATATATTCATATGACAAAAATGCAAATATTATAATTGCTAATGCTGATCATTTTGTTCGTCCAGATACTAAGTACATAAGTTTATTAAAAAAATCTTCCAATATTATTTCAAAGTACAAAAAACATTTATGTCTTGTGGGGATAGAGCCATCATATCCAGAGATTGGATATGGGTATATAGAAATTTCAAATAAGTTTAATAATTTGGATTTTGTTTATGATATAAAAAAATTCAAGGAGAAACCAGATTTTAGTACGGCAACAAAATATTTTAAATCAAAAAAGTTTTTATGGAATACGGGATGGTTTATTTTTGATCCAAAAACAATGTTAGATTTGTTTGAAAAATATTTACCAAAACAGTATAAGGCATTAAAAACTATTGAACAAAATATTGATTCAGTAAATTATAACAAGACTCTAGAAAAAGAATTCAAGAATTTGGAATCAATTTCAATAGATTATGGTATAATAGAAAAGACAAAAAAAATGTTTGTAATAAAATCTAGTATAGAGTGGTTTGATATAGGAAGTTGGAGTGCTGTAAAAGATTGTTTTTCTAAAAATTTAAGAAGTAATTTGGAAGAGGGAAATATAATATCACTTGATTCAGAGGATAATTTGATAATAAATAAGAATAAAAATAAGATAGTTTCAGTGGTTGGCGTAAATAAATTTGTAATTATTGATACAGAGGATGCTTTGTTTATATGTCCAAAAAATAAATCTCAAGAAGTAAAAAAAATAATAAATCATTTAAAGTCAGATAATAAATTGAATAGATATTTATGA
- a CDS encoding CYTH domain-containing protein, with amino-acid sequence MEEIEVKFLNINTDLIIRKLEKLGAEKVFNKTYYRKVFDYPDWRLDKDNSWLRLRDEGEKITLSFKKRINPGLNGSNDEGMEEKEIEVSNFEKTADILLNIGLIEKHYIENKRIRYILDDIEFDIDFYPQLEPYLEIEAPSWEKINKAIELLELNSKDQKIFSTSQVYSQKGIDVGDYKKITFQEMILK; translated from the coding sequence ATGGAAGAAATTGAAGTCAAATTTTTAAATATTAATACAGATTTAATTATTCGTAAATTAGAGAAATTAGGAGCTGAAAAAGTTTTTAATAAGACTTATTATAGGAAAGTTTTTGATTATCCAGATTGGCGTTTGGATAAAGATAATTCTTGGTTGCGTTTGAGAGATGAAGGAGAAAAAATTACTTTATCTTTTAAGAAAAGAATAAACCCAGGCTTAAATGGATCTAATGATGAAGGGATGGAAGAAAAAGAGATTGAAGTTAGTAATTTTGAAAAAACAGCTGATATTTTATTAAACATTGGTTTAATTGAAAAGCATTATATAGAAAATAAAAGAATCAGATATATTTTAGATGATATTGAGTTTGATATTGATTTTTATCCACAATTAGAACCTTATTTAGAAATTGAAGCTCCTTCTTGGGAAAAAATTAATAAAGCAATTGAATTATTAGAATTAAATTCTAAGGATCAAAAAATATTTTCTACCAGCCAGGTTTATTCTCAGAAGGGGATTGATGTAGGAGACTATAAAAAAATTACTTTTCAGGAAATGATTTTAAAATAG
- a CDS encoding undecaprenyl-diphosphate phosphatase produces the protein MFIDILFLSLLQAVTEFFPVSSSGHLILFHKFLGTNSLLDNLAFDVVLHGGSLLAIIIFFYKDIINISKTLFSDIKNRSLKNSSALIIFVAIIPAGLVGYFFEDFIDSIRDPKVVVFALIFGAVLFLIADKYFKRKKDFSNINFSDGIFIGLLQCLSFIPGISRSGITIFAGMGRGLSKIDAARFSFIMATPLLFGAFIKKITDIPSADNYYILLLGFIFTAFFSFFAVKFLMNILSKLGLKVFAYYRIILAIIIIIFFL, from the coding sequence ATGTTTATAGACATTTTGTTTTTATCTTTATTACAGGCTGTTACTGAATTTTTTCCAGTTTCTAGTTCTGGGCACTTGATTTTGTTTCATAAATTTTTAGGTACCAATAGCTTGTTGGATAATCTTGCTTTTGATGTTGTTTTGCATGGTGGTAGTTTGCTAGCAATTATTATATTTTTTTATAAAGACATTATTAATATATCAAAAACATTATTTTCTGATATAAAAAATAGATCTTTAAAAAATAGTTCAGCTCTTATAATATTTGTAGCAATAATACCAGCTGGACTAGTTGGTTATTTTTTTGAAGATTTTATAGATTCTATAAGAGATCCTAAAGTAGTTGTTTTTGCTTTAATTTTTGGAGCAGTACTTTTTCTTATAGCAGATAAATATTTTAAAAGAAAAAAAGATTTTTCAAATATAAATTTTTCGGATGGAATTTTTATTGGATTGTTGCAATGTTTATCCTTTATTCCAGGAATTTCTAGAAGTGGAATTACTATTTTTGCAGGTATGGGTAGAGGACTTAGTAAAATAGATGCAGCTAGGTTTTCATTTATTATGGCAACACCACTTTTATTTGGTGCATTTATAAAAAAAATAACTGATATTCCATCAGCTGATAATTATTATATTTTATTGTTGGGTTTTATTTTTACTGCCTTTTTTAGTTTTTTTGCTGTTAAATTTTTGATGAATATACTTTCAAAACTAGGTTTAAAAGTTTTTGCGTATTATAGAATAATATTAGCAATAATAATTATAATATTTTTTCTTTAA
- the mltG gene encoding endolytic transglycosylase MltG: protein MIKLSNINKIFIFFVLIFLLLCFFYLFQVKIPLSSDKEKIIFKIESGESSKIVSQKLEDSKIIRSAFWFRLYLKSKNLSSKIVSGSFELSSSMNFRGISDIITKNPKNFSEETIKTIEGWNSIQMAKYLEEKGFCIEKDFFDIIKKKFDYDFLSDKPNAFDLEGYLFPDTYRVYKSASCEDLVIKFLNNFENKLDDQIRQDIKSQNKTIFEIITMASIVEKEVRSVNDMKIVSGIFWDRIKNGQALESCATLAYILGENKDQYSYEDTQVDSAYNTYQNRGLPPGPIANPGLNAIKAAVYPEYTNYNYFLTDPETGNTIFSKTFEEHKQNKLKYLD, encoded by the coding sequence ATGATAAAACTTTCAAATATTAATAAAATTTTTATATTTTTTGTACTTATTTTTTTATTGTTGTGTTTTTTTTATTTATTTCAAGTAAAAATTCCTTTATCTTCTGATAAAGAAAAAATAATTTTTAAAATAGAAAGTGGAGAATCGTCAAAAATTGTATCTCAAAAATTAGAAGATTCTAAAATTATTAGAAGTGCTTTTTGGTTTAGGTTATATTTAAAAAGCAAAAATTTATCTTCAAAAATAGTTTCTGGATCTTTTGAATTATCTTCATCTATGAATTTCAGAGGTATATCTGATATTATTACAAAGAATCCAAAAAATTTTAGTGAAGAAACTATAAAGACAATAGAGGGTTGGAATTCTATTCAAATGGCAAAATATTTAGAAGAAAAAGGATTCTGCATAGAAAAAGATTTTTTTGATATTATAAAAAAGAAATTTGATTATGATTTTTTGAGTGACAAACCAAATGCATTTGATTTGGAAGGATATTTATTCCCAGATACTTACAGGGTCTACAAAAGTGCTAGTTGTGAAGATTTGGTTATAAAATTTTTAAATAATTTCGAAAATAAATTAGATGATCAAATTAGACAAGATATAAAATCTCAAAACAAAACAATTTTTGAAATTATTACAATGGCTTCTATTGTAGAAAAAGAAGTAAGAAGTGTGAATGATATGAAAATTGTTTCTGGTATTTTTTGGGACAGAATAAAAAATGGACAGGCACTTGAATCATGTGCAACATTAGCTTATATATTAGGAGAGAACAAAGATCAATATTCTTATGAAGATACTCAAGTAGATTCAGCTTACAATACTTATCAAAATAGAGGATTGCCACCTGGTCCAATAGCAAATCCAGGTTTAAATGCAATAAAAGCAGCTGTTTATCCGGAGTACACTAATTATAATTATTTTCTTACAGATCCAGAAACAGGAAACACTATATTTAGTAAAACTTTTGAAGAACACAAACAGAATAAGTTAAAATATTTGGATTAA
- a CDS encoding glycosyltransferase family 2 protein, with protein MKKLLKFFRVKEENLDYVENRIYEIMPGSAVWLTFILSIILSVFRPIWGIYFIIVLDVYWVIRIWYLFFYLAMSWITYRKSIKIDWREKRNSLENWQSYIHLVALPTYKEPYKVIKETMDKLLESDYPKNKIVIALGGEERDQDNFLEIANKIKSEYGNEFLDFIITVHPKNLPNEIPGKGSNMYHIGKEMTKYFENMNIEFGRVIISMFDIETWPDSQYFNCLTHEYMTRDNPERYSYQPLVLYNNNVWKSNPIVRVVAHSTTFWLLTDLSRSERLFTFSSHSMSFKTLVEVGYHPKDIVTEDTRIFLHCLNHFNGDYKTHPIYIPVSMQTVDVGNIWESFKNQYIQIRRWGWGVEHFPWMMMNLVKNKAMPFKKKIKYLWNQSEGTYTWATLPILILIMGRLPLWIADKTIHYNVMIHNTPVILEHVMNCGLIGILAVAMFNIFFLPQRPKGVGWIVYPIMFLQWILFPLTLVFFGSVPAVEAQTRLMIGGKYRLGFQVTKKT; from the coding sequence ATGAAAAAGCTACTCAAGTTCTTTAGAGTTAAAGAAGAAAATTTAGATTATGTAGAAAACAGAATATACGAAATTATGCCAGGATCAGCTGTTTGGCTTACTTTTATTTTGTCTATAATATTGTCTGTATTTAGACCAATTTGGGGTATTTATTTTATAATAGTGCTTGATGTTTATTGGGTTATTAGAATATGGTATCTATTTTTTTATTTAGCAATGTCTTGGATTACTTATCGTAAGTCTATAAAAATAGATTGGAGAGAAAAAAGAAATAGTTTAGAGAATTGGCAAAGTTATATTCATCTTGTAGCACTTCCAACATACAAAGAACCGTACAAGGTTATAAAAGAAACAATGGATAAATTATTAGAATCAGATTATCCAAAAAATAAAATAGTAATTGCTCTTGGTGGAGAAGAAAGAGATCAGGATAATTTTTTGGAAATTGCAAATAAAATAAAAAGTGAATATGGAAATGAATTTTTGGATTTTATTATTACAGTGCACCCAAAAAATTTACCAAATGAAATTCCTGGCAAGGGTTCAAATATGTATCATATAGGCAAGGAAATGACAAAATATTTTGAAAATATGAATATAGAATTTGGAAGGGTTATTATTTCTATGTTTGATATTGAAACATGGCCAGATTCTCAATATTTCAATTGTCTTACTCATGAATATATGACAAGAGACAATCCAGAAAGGTATAGCTATCAGCCATTAGTTCTTTATAATAATAATGTTTGGAAATCAAATCCTATTGTAAGAGTGGTAGCACATTCTACAACTTTTTGGCTTCTTACAGATTTGTCTAGATCAGAAAGATTGTTTACATTTTCATCTCATAGTATGAGTTTCAAGACTCTTGTAGAAGTTGGCTATCATCCAAAAGATATCGTAACAGAAGATACAAGAATTTTTTTACATTGTTTGAATCATTTCAATGGAGATTATAAAACGCATCCAATATATATTCCAGTTTCTATGCAAACAGTTGATGTTGGTAATATTTGGGAGTCATTCAAAAATCAATATATACAAATCAGACGTTGGGGTTGGGGTGTTGAACATTTTCCATGGATGATGATGAACTTGGTAAAAAACAAAGCGATGCCTTTTAAGAAAAAAATTAAATATTTATGGAATCAATCCGAAGGTACTTATACTTGGGCAACACTTCCAATATTAATTCTTATTATGGGACGTTTGCCACTATGGATTGCAGACAAAACTATTCATTATAATGTAATGATTCACAATACTCCTGTAATTTTAGAACATGTTATGAATTGTGGGCTTATTGGAATTTTGGCTGTGGCTATGTTTAACATTTTCTTTTTACCTCAAAGACCAAAGGGAGTAGGTTGGATAGTGTATCCAATAATGTTTTTACAATGGATATTGTTTCCACTTACTTTAGTATTTTTTGGTTCTGTTCCTGCGGTAGAGGCTCAGACAAGACTTATGATTGGTGGTAAGTATAGATTAGGATTTCAGGTAACGAAAAAAACATAA